The following proteins are co-located in the Planococcus plakortidis genome:
- a CDS encoding DMT family transporter has translation MKGILFALAGGFFLTFQSVANATISDQIGTWQAAAMTQLTGFVLAVLIVLALKDTSIKQLKKVSPLYAAGGLFAAFILFSNMTAIHRMGVTLTISVFLIAQLVAAIVIDGKGWFDMAKKHVGKTQIAGVVLMIAGILVLKW, from the coding sequence ATGAAAGGTATTTTATTTGCTTTGGCGGGCGGGTTTTTCCTGACCTTTCAAAGTGTGGCGAACGCGACGATCAGCGACCAGATCGGCACGTGGCAAGCGGCGGCGATGACCCAGTTGACGGGATTTGTGCTGGCGGTCTTGATCGTGTTGGCGCTAAAAGATACATCGATCAAACAGTTGAAGAAAGTGTCTCCTCTATATGCAGCGGGTGGTTTGTTTGCGGCGTTCATCCTGTTCAGCAATATGACCGCCATCCACCGCATGGGCGTGACGCTGACGATCAGCGTATTCCTGATTGCGCAACTGGTCGCGGCGATCGTCATCGATGGCAAAGGCTGGTTCGATATGGCGAAGAAACATGTCGGCAAGACGCAGATTGCCGGTGTGGTGCTGATGATTGCGGGCATTCTCGTATTGAAATGGTAA